Proteins found in one Arachis stenosperma cultivar V10309 chromosome 8, arast.V10309.gnm1.PFL2, whole genome shotgun sequence genomic segment:
- the LOC130945128 gene encoding 30S ribosomal protein S13, chloroplastic has product MAQTLAMPVSPSLALISNPKTLSRTVSFPVLNPPKVRGLSIECARVGGVEIPNNKRIEFSLQYIHGIGRSRARKILCDISMDNKVTKDLSEEELITLRDEVSKYVIEGDLRRFNALNIRRLKEIQCYRGIRHIQGLPCRGQRTKNNCRTLKGKKVAIAGKKKK; this is encoded by the exons ATGGCACAAACGCTAGCAATGCCCGTATCTCCCTCCCTCGCCCTAATCTCAAACCCTAAAACTCTTTCGAGAACCGTCTCCTTCCCCGTTCTCAACCCTCCCAAG GTGAGAGGGTTAAGCATAGAGTGCGCTCGTGTTGGCGGAGTGGAAATTCCGAACAACAAGAGAATCGAGTTCTCGTTACAGTACATCCATGGAATCGGGAGAAGCAGAGCTCGCAAGATTCTCTGCGATATTAGCATGGACAACAAGGTCACTAAAGATCTCAGCGAAGAGGAACTCATCACTCTTAGGGATGAAGTCTCCAAATACGTCATCGAAGGCGATTTG AGGAGGTTTAATGCCTTGAATATAAGGAGACTGAAGGAGATTCAGTGCTACCGAGGAATAAGGCATATTCAGGGTCTTCCTTGCCGAGGACAACGTACAAAGAACAATTGCAGGACCTTGAAGGGTAAGAAGGTTGCTATTGCTggcaagaagaagaagtaa